A part of Melittangium boletus DSM 14713 genomic DNA contains:
- a CDS encoding deoxyribodipyrimidine photo-lyase — protein sequence MANRRIEDSRIQQLSTREAKGGDYVLYWMQQSARAEHNPALEYAVQRANAAKLPLLVGFGLMDDYPGANVRHYRFLLEGLRDTARALARRRIPFVVQRGGPEAVALKLARRAALVVCDRGYLRHQKQWRQTLAAEARCPVFQVEGDVVVPVDSVSGKAEYAARTLRPKIHRLWNAYLTPLSPTPLKTNASHLEVKGVSLDDLDALLGRMKLERGVPPVHHRFQGGTRRANQLLRAFLTRHLPEYKESRPHPETDHVSHMSKYLHFGQVSPVTVALAARAARAADSQRESFLEELIVRRELAQNFCEYTPHYDDYSCLPRWARDTLHQHRGDERHHQYSYVQLEAARTHDPYWNAAMREMRYTGYMHNAMRMYWGKKILEWSSTPEHGYRTALTLNNTYFLDGRDANSFANVGWVFGLHDRPWGQREIFGTVRYMSSGGLERKADMDAYLQKVDALVAEAKAAGVRFAGD from the coding sequence ATGGCGAACAGGCGCATCGAGGACAGCCGCATCCAGCAACTCAGCACCCGGGAGGCCAAGGGCGGCGACTATGTCCTCTATTGGATGCAGCAGAGCGCTCGGGCCGAGCACAACCCGGCCCTGGAGTACGCCGTGCAACGCGCCAACGCGGCGAAGCTGCCGCTGCTCGTGGGCTTCGGGCTCATGGACGACTATCCGGGCGCCAACGTGCGTCACTACCGCTTCCTGCTGGAGGGACTGCGGGACACCGCCCGGGCCCTCGCGCGAAGGAGGATTCCCTTCGTCGTCCAGCGCGGCGGTCCAGAGGCCGTGGCGCTCAAGCTCGCGCGGCGCGCGGCGCTCGTGGTGTGCGACCGGGGCTACCTGCGCCACCAGAAACAGTGGCGCCAGACGCTCGCCGCCGAGGCCCGCTGTCCCGTGTTCCAGGTGGAGGGAGACGTGGTGGTGCCCGTGGACTCGGTCTCGGGCAAGGCCGAGTACGCCGCTCGCACCTTGCGGCCGAAGATCCACCGTCTGTGGAACGCATACCTGACGCCCCTCTCACCCACGCCGCTCAAGACGAACGCCTCGCACCTGGAGGTGAAAGGCGTTTCGCTGGATGACCTCGACGCGTTGCTCGGCCGGATGAAGCTGGAGCGCGGCGTGCCTCCGGTCCACCACCGTTTCCAGGGAGGCACGCGCCGGGCGAACCAGCTCCTGCGCGCCTTCCTCACCCGGCATCTGCCCGAATACAAGGAGAGTCGGCCTCATCCCGAGACGGACCATGTCTCGCACATGAGCAAGTACCTGCACTTCGGACAGGTGAGCCCGGTGACGGTGGCGCTCGCCGCGCGGGCGGCCCGGGCGGCGGACTCCCAGCGCGAGAGCTTCCTCGAGGAACTCATCGTCCGGCGCGAGCTGGCGCAGAACTTCTGCGAGTACACGCCCCACTACGACGACTACTCCTGTCTGCCCCGGTGGGCCCGTGACACGTTGCACCAGCACCGCGGGGATGAGCGGCACCACCAGTACTCCTATGTCCAGCTCGAGGCGGCGCGGACGCACGATCCCTACTGGAACGCCGCCATGCGGGAGATGCGCTACACGGGCTACATGCACAACGCCATGCGCATGTACTGGGGCAAGAAGATCCTGGAGTGGAGCAGCACTCCGGAGCACGGCTACCGCACCGCCTTGACGCTCAACAACACGTACTTCCTGGATGGGCGCGACGCGAATTCCTTCGCCAACGTGGGCTGGGTGTTTGGTCTGCACGACCGGCCCTGGGGCCAGCGGGAAATCTTCGGCACTGTGCGCTACATGTCCTCGGGTGGACTGGAGCGGAAGGCGGACATGGACGCCTATCTCCAGAAAGTGGATGCACTCGTGGCCGAGGCGAAAGCGGCCGGAGTCCGCTTCGCGGGTGATTGA
- a CDS encoding phytoene desaturase family protein yields MTGPWYDAVVVGAGFGGLGAALELTRRGARVALCETLNYPGGCASTFHRHGHAFESGATLFSGLADGQLFGRWVRELGLDVTVDWVDPLVELRTPGMRLVVYHDRDRLLDQLRAFPGAPARALGDFFALQRRVADALWPLFDDPTLLPPLDVRALLHHASRAGSYLPLARWMGRPLGAVLEHLGLLGFTPLRTYLDALCQITVQCAAAEAEAPFALAAMDYYWRGTGHVRGGIGQLARALAGAVTAEGGDVLLANRVKSLTPTSGGWRVESRRGELLTRHVVANVLPQGLARLLSPTASKQLPHRVRSLAGKVAEGWGAVMLYLVVGAPEGASPHAHHLELIQEPHAPFIEGNHLFASFSGEADMGRAPPGQRTVTVSTHVPLRALRDASPEERARLVSRLQQRMREGLEHLAPEWMRDVRHEMTGSPRTFERFTGRDGGAVGGVPRRAGLHHYVSMSPRPVLEGLWLVGDSVFPGQSTLATALGGVRTAARVAPRQSPAKRTPAAFASATSASTFWR; encoded by the coding sequence ATGACGGGCCCCTGGTACGACGCGGTGGTGGTGGGCGCGGGCTTCGGCGGCCTTGGCGCCGCGCTCGAACTCACCCGGCGCGGTGCCCGCGTGGCGCTCTGCGAAACCCTCAACTACCCCGGGGGCTGCGCCAGCACCTTCCACCGCCACGGCCACGCCTTCGAGTCCGGTGCCACCCTCTTCTCCGGACTCGCCGACGGGCAACTCTTCGGCCGATGGGTCCGCGAACTCGGGCTCGACGTGACGGTGGACTGGGTGGATCCACTCGTGGAGCTGCGCACGCCCGGCATGCGGCTCGTCGTGTATCACGATCGCGATCGCCTGCTGGACCAACTCCGGGCCTTTCCCGGCGCGCCGGCACGCGCCCTCGGGGACTTCTTCGCCCTGCAACGCCGGGTGGCCGATGCCCTGTGGCCCCTCTTCGATGATCCCACCCTGCTGCCTCCGCTCGACGTCCGGGCCCTGCTCCACCACGCCTCGCGCGCCGGGAGCTACCTGCCCCTGGCACGCTGGATGGGCCGGCCGCTCGGCGCCGTGCTCGAGCACCTGGGCCTGCTCGGCTTCACGCCCCTGCGCACCTACCTGGACGCGCTCTGTCAAATCACCGTGCAGTGCGCCGCCGCCGAGGCGGAAGCGCCCTTCGCGCTCGCGGCCATGGACTATTACTGGCGAGGCACCGGCCACGTGCGCGGCGGCATCGGCCAGCTCGCCCGGGCGCTCGCCGGAGCCGTCACCGCCGAAGGAGGCGACGTGCTCCTCGCCAACCGGGTGAAGTCCCTCACGCCCACGTCCGGCGGCTGGCGGGTGGAGTCGCGCCGGGGAGAACTGCTCACGCGCCACGTGGTGGCCAACGTACTGCCCCAGGGCCTCGCTAGGCTGTTGAGCCCCACCGCCAGCAAGCAGCTTCCCCACCGGGTCCGCTCGCTCGCGGGGAAGGTGGCCGAGGGGTGGGGAGCCGTGATGCTCTACCTCGTCGTGGGCGCCCCCGAGGGTGCCTCGCCCCACGCCCATCACCTGGAGCTGATCCAGGAGCCGCACGCGCCCTTCATCGAGGGCAATCACCTCTTCGCGTCCTTCAGCGGCGAGGCCGACATGGGCCGCGCGCCCCCGGGCCAGCGCACCGTGACGGTGTCCACGCACGTGCCGCTGCGAGCCCTCCGGGACGCGTCTCCCGAGGAGCGGGCACGGCTCGTCTCTCGGCTACAGCAGCGGATGCGCGAGGGACTGGAGCACCTCGCCCCCGAGTGGATGAGGGATGTGCGGCACGAGATGACGGGCTCGCCCCGCACCTTCGAGCGCTTCACGGGACGCGACGGAGGCGCGGTGGGCGGGGTGCCCCGCCGCGCGGGGTTGCACCACTATGTCTCGATGAGCCCCCGGCCCGTGCTGGAGGGGCTGTGGCTCGTGGGCGACTCGGTCTTCCCCGGACAGAGCACCCTAGCCACCGCGCTCGGGGGCGTGCGCACCGCCGCCCGCGTCGCGCCGCGTCAATCACCCGCGAAGCGGACTCCGGCCGCTTTCGCCTCGGCCACGAGTGCATCCACTTTCTGGAGATAG